One window of the Ktedonobacteraceae bacterium genome contains the following:
- a CDS encoding sigma-70 family RNA polymerase sigma factor: TLEDLAERHDLQHCIQRAIAMIPAQYRSVVWQYYRAEMTFPEIGRTLHMTESTAKTRFQRAKPFLRAALLMLLDLPAETGSPANSPY; this comes from the coding sequence CACCTTAGAAGACCTGGCCGAGCGGCATGATCTGCAACACTGCATTCAACGCGCCATTGCCATGATCCCGGCCCAATATCGCTCGGTGGTCTGGCAGTATTACCGGGCCGAGATGACCTTTCCAGAGATCGGACGCACGTTACACATGACCGAATCGACGGCCAAGACGCGCTTCCAGCGGGCCAAACCCTTTCTGCGGGCAGCATTACTGATGCTGCTCGATCTGCCTGCCGAAACCGGCTCCCCGGCCAATTCACCATACTAA